In the Panthera uncia isolate 11264 chromosome B1, Puncia_PCG_1.0, whole genome shotgun sequence genome, TTTTGGggcttgtgggtttttttgtttgtttggtttggggatGATTTCTACTTTGTTGAACTTCTTGTTCGTGTATTGTTTTCATAACTTTATTTAGTGGTCTGTGTGTTCTTATAGCTCACTAAACTTTATGAcaattattctgaattctttatcTGACAGCTCACAGGTCTCCATTTCTTTTGGGTCAGTTACTAGAGCGTCATTCATTTCCGTTGGTATGTCATACTTACCTGATTTTTCAAGATCTTTGATTCTctatgttggtctctgtgccTTTCTTTAAGTGGTCTCCTCTTTCAGACTTAGCATGTTTGATTTGGCAGAGACATTTCTTCACCAGTCAGCTTAGTGTGGGTTTCTGGACATGTCTGCTGGTAACATCCTTGGGTAGGTGGGGCCTCCTAGTAGAGTCTATTTTAGGCAAGCAGCTGTTACTGCTCTGAGGTAAGGGGTATGGCACTGGCCAAGAATAGCTAGATAACACTGCTGGCCCGGTTCCCTCCTCAAGGGAAGCTGTGGGATGATCTTCGTGATTTCCTGAAATCTCTGGTCAGGCTTACTCGAAGGTTGGGCCTGGGTACTACGCTGGCCTCCGTTCAGGCTATGAACTAGCTTCTCCGCCCTTGCAGGGCGGCTGGATGGGACCCGGGGCCTGCACGGCTTGTTCGGGGACCCGATTCAGGAAAGAGTGGGCACCTAACGTCCTGGTCAGATGAGGCCACTGGTTTTGCTCTCCAGAAGTGGAAAGCCCAGAGCTATACTCCATCAAGTGACACTGTAAGTGGGGCCGTTGGATGAGCTATGCATTTCCCTGTGTGCTCTGGTAAGGTCCCCTGTGCGGCTGGGTTGAAGGCTGAACTCAGCAATAAGTAGGCTACGAATTACTTTCCCCGGTCGGGTGCAGCAGGAAAAGCAGCTCAAAAGCCGTCAGTGCTTTCTTCTGGACTCCAGTCAACCCACGCCTCGAGTCCCCTGGCCAGACAGAACCACTGCATCTGCTTTGGCTGGCGTCAGTTCTGCCCACCTGCTTCTTGGCTTAAGGCTGCTGGGCCACACAGCTTCCAGGTATTCTGGTGAGCCCTTCCTGTCAGAAGGCGCAGGGGGTCACATTCTGTAGGCACAGGGGCTGGAGAGGGCTATGTCTCTGGTTCCTGTTGGAGCAAGACTGGAAGGGCCCGCTTGAGGCGACTCCCAAATTTTCCTGACTAGATTTTCTGATGAGGAGGGACTGGGGGCCGTGCTCTGCAGCAGGGGTAGCTGTGGCTCAGCTCTTCTGCCAGGGCGTGGGCAGAGCAGGCAGCAAGGCCAGAACTCCTTCTTTGGGGACCCAAATTTGGCAGGCCTGAACCTTGCCAAATTCCCCGGTCAGACTGTGCCGCTGACCTGGCTTGCAGATGAGCGTACACGCTGGATGGGACTACTGCTTGGCCTGTGCTCCTAGGAACGCCGTCTTCCAAGACCCAAGCGCTGGTTGTTGGAAGCCCCTCCCCACTTCGTCTCAGGCTCCTAGAGGTTGAGCCCCACAGCGTTCCCCGAAGTCCTTGTGGAGTGAAACCAGAGTATGGGCTCCAACTAAGTACAACATTAGGTAGGCGGGGGGCTGGATATCACCCATGGGCTCTCCCCACCGGAGGAACCGGAGGCTTAGGGGAGAAGTCTCCACATAGTGCTGAGccagcgtgggggaggggcaacgtGGTCAGCATGTAGctgttcctcttccccttccaggGCAGTCCATCTTGGTCTCTCTTGTGCTGTGGGGTGCCTTGGCCTCACTCCTGAGCTCTAGGATCCTTTCATTGGTGTCCTATCCAGGAACAGTTGTTAGTTGCCTTGTGAAGGGGAGTATACTCAAGAACTACCTATGTTACCATCTTGGTGATgttactcccctcccctctcttacCTTGTTCCCATTTCAGCAAAATTTTTAATACGTTACCCTATTAgcagatttcaaaatattgatGTAGACTGTAAAAGTAATCCCTTTACATTATAGAATGTACTGATAATTAAAAACCACACAGTCGTAAATGTTTGTTATCTCCGTCCAAACTTTCTCTGCTGAGTTTCTTCAGATCAAACATTTATAACCCAGTAAAGTCCCATTTGTTACCAAAAGACAGGAGAATGATTCTGCTTCAAGTGTGCGTTTTAGCAAAACAAACTTTACAGAACTTTCAGCAGTCAGTTGTTACTGTTAAATCATATTAACCAGGTACACAGTGTCTAAAGTGATCAGTGGCAAACctttttctatttgttaaatAGGACCACCAGATTCTCTAGTTTTTAACTGGTATTTTTCCTTATCAAAATATTACACTACTAACTTTGTTACACTTCAGGAGTCGTGGTGGTGGTAACGCAGTCTCCGGAGTAGTAATAAaaggttgttgttttaaaatgttacgTTTTATAACATTTAcagtttaaaatgttatatttaatgtGATCTGAATTCTTATTTACGAACCAAAGAgtaaatgttatttctattttattaggTATTAGACCCGTTAGAGAAAGTGAGTTATAAGTTTcagcaatttttaaatgatgagatTGCAGGAAAAGGCAACAAGATTATTATaacaattcaaaatatattatctaAAGAAAAGTTAAAGTGATCGTGAAACCTGAAAAGCTCAAGCAATTACAGACCTCGTCAGTTACAGAGACATCTGCTAACCACAAGGGGTATGTTTCTGCCGGGTGCTCCGTTACTAGAAATACCAAtaacagagggaggaaggcaatGTCAAGGGATTTcgaaaacaaaatacatatctGGAAATGAAATAAGGGTGAGGGCTGAGAACAgcaggtgggggagaaggggtcGGCACTCTGAGCAGATGCATGCTGTGAAAGGAAGATCTGTGCCAATAACTCAGGTGATAGAAGAGGTCAGCGCTATGTAGTAAACAAAACTTTCAGAATCCAGAACTAAAAATGGGGAATAACTTTTCCTTATATATGGTTGGTAAAAGAAATGGTTACTTCCTGTTCTTCAGCATCTAAAGAAAGtaaaagctggattttttttttccctttccattgcTACGTTTTATAATTCTCAAAGACATGTACCAtttcttgaatgatttttttattttgaattgcaCTGCTCCCTTCTTTTTGGAAAGTGTCTCTTGTGTGTCCTTTATTTTGGAACTCCACAGAGAAACTTCAGGCAGTGAGAAACACAGCTTCGTCAGAATCACGGTCCTTGCCACTGTCTTCGCTTGGTGCACACTCCCCACCACTTGGGGACCGACAGCTCAAGTCCTCCACCCCGGACTCTTGATCGCTGTTGGCCGACAGATCCGGATCTGAGCTTTTCAAATTGTCTTGGGTTAGAATGAGAGCAGAATCTTCATCACCTTGTGAAGGACTCCTGGATGGAAAGGATTTCATGTTTCCACTGTAATCCTGGGGAGTGTTGGCTGTGCTGTTGTCTGAGGTAGAAAACCCTGAGTGTTTGCTGGGTTCACTTTGCTTAGCCTTCACTTTAGTGTGATTTAACTGGACTTTCTGAATTTTTTCcagcctctaaaaaaaaaaaaaaaaaaaaaaggttttttagggaaaaatcataaataatttagtatttattaCTTTCCACCTGGGCATAATCTTAAGAACACGGGATTTAAATGGACTTGGGTTCAAAGCTAGACTTTATGACCTCGGACAAAATAGATTATGTGagacttggtttcttcatctcGAATTAAATGAAGGTAAATACCAGCTTTACTATAGGTtttctataaaatgcaaaaaaagaaaaaaataatataggtaAAGCACCTGGCAATCAGTAGTCATCTTTTCTAGACCTGTAATGTTTTACATGATGATTTTCATCCTATAAACtcaaagtgcatttttaaaacatcaggaATGAGGTGtttattatctaatttttttaattaagaaacatCACTTAACCATAAAACACCTCCTTCTAAAGTATACAGTTCGGTGGTTTTAGTATGTTCGCAAGGTTATACAACAACTCACTACTAcctaattccaaaatattttcatcatcctcGAAGAAAACCCCAtaaccattagcagtcactccccattcagCCTCCCACAGCTCTGGCTGCCACTAagctactttctatctctatggatttgcctcatctggacatttcatataaatggaatcatacaacacaTATAAcgtgtgtctggcttctttcccttagttcATGTTTTCGGGGTTCATCCCCACTGTAGCACGTATCAGTACTTCGttccttcttatggctgaatgatactcCATTGCATGAATATCCACATTTTATCTCTTCATcggctgatggacatttgggttgttcaaaatacattttaccaGATTTCATCCTTTGGTGTCAACAAGGAGGGGTGTTATAAGATCAAGTATTACATATTCATTTAAAAGCATTCATCTTAAGTTGTTATGTGCAAAGAGCACTGTAGTGGGCAGTATGAGTAATTGAGATAGATACAGATCCAGCCATAAAGAACTTGGGTTATGGAGGCAGAGTTCAGGTGATGTAAGAATTTGgaagagataaaaattatttaagaggGCAGGTGGGATAGCTAGAGGGAAGAGATCCAAGTAAGCTTCAGGAATGGAGCGTTTTAATAGGACTCTGAAAGAATTAAACTCAGGTGCTGGTGATGGTTAGAGCATTTATGGCAGGAGGGACAGTGAGAAGAAAACCACCAAAGTAGGAAGATGTCATTGTGTACAAGAAGCAGAGAGCAGTTGAATTTGAGCAAGGGGAATAGTAGAGAATAAAGCTGAAAGGGTTGATTAGGCCAAATTGTGGGAAAATCTTAAATGCCAGGCTAAAGGGTTTTGACTTTGTTATAAGGGAAAAGAGCCAAAGGCTTTTAATTAAGGTGTTCTCAGATTTTCTAAGtagtttttttccttcatttttagtattttaacaaaaagaatattGGAACAGACCAGGAGAACAGTTAGCCTTTCCTAAAGCTTGGGTATCTTTAGGAAGAGTAAATAAAACTGGCTGAGTAAAGACATGTGTGGACTTGAAAACGGCAAAACTCATAGAAGTTTTACCAGTGCTCCAGAATTCTAAAAACCTAAGCTGTGCATCATTTCACTTCTCTGTGTGCTACTTAATTCAAGGTCTCTCTCGCCCTGGTGGCAAGTCACAGTCAATCACTGTGGCACTCTAAAGATTCTCCATCAGAATCTCTAGGCTTAAGAGCCCTGGCATTAGGGTTTTTGTGAGGTGGTGGTTTTGATACACGGAGTCAAAAACTGTTCTCCAATCGTGTAAAATTAACGTAGAGCTCTCCACATAGGTCTCAAGAGGATTTGTTGAACCCTTGCAGGTTTATAATAGAGTAAGATTTATGCTTGCCTTCAAAATTTCTCAAAACCAGTAGTTTAACTTGCTGAATGTGTTTTATCCATCTGGCTCCTGTATGTACTTGAGTGTACAACCCTAGACCTAAGATCTTCTACTTAGATCTTGAAAGGCGATGTTTCCTAGGAATGTTATGGGAGCATCAGAGGAGTCTGCCTCACCAGCTACCTCCAAATGACTATCTTATTGGTGGGGTCCCTGAACCATCATACATGTCCCCCAGGCCACCCTTTTAGGGGCGACCTCCAGATGACTACCCATCAGGTAAAGGAAGTAGACTCTGTTGGAACTCATCTTGTGATATTTCGCCGACTTCCATTTAGAAATGTATCAAACTAAAGGTAAAAACCTGGAAGTTCTTTTCACGTCATAGTACTGTTTTATGCACTATGATGGGAAATCTTAGTTTATTGACATTTTCCCGGCCTTCATCCTAATACTTTTATCTGTAGTATGTAAGATCTCAAGGGGGCACAGAAGCCTTTTCATCCTATTTAAACCTTTAGTCTCAATTTAGAATTCAGGTCCAGACAACAGCAATCGGTTGCCGATTCTTGAGCAAGTGAAAGACACGATGATGCCTTGGAGAGTTAACAAGGTGAGTGAAGCAGAGTGAAGCAAAGAAGCCATGCGGTTTTAGGGAACCACTAAATAAACCAGTGGTATCACTGGAAGCAAAGTtataaaattagcaaaaatatgtacattataaCTGTCCTGTCCAATTATTGGGAAATTATAAAAGCCAAAAACTAGGCTGTTGGTAACTCGGCCTCGGCTGTTATCATGTATAGgctaatataataatattattgaaagtaataataaatttacaaaaaaaaccaaatttttaCAAGCACATAAAACAAAAGTGCAAAGtcagattttgttcttttcactttGAATCCCACCTTTTTCACGTACTCTCCAGGAAGATTCCTTTTGGTTCTCTCAAATAACAGTAACAAGATAAAATGTGACCGATGGTGGGGATAGGCAACTAGTTCAGCAAACCCTGTAAGTGAGCCCCCAGCCAGACGCCTGAAACGTGCTGAGTGCCGAGGTCTGGGCTTCGGCTACCCCGGGCGCTCACCCGGTGGCCGTCTGCTTCAGGTTATCCACTCGGCTAAAATGTAAAATGGCTACGTTGCCTCATTTCACGAACCCCGAGTCACGAAAGGCCTTCACGGAACAGTGTTTGTCAGGAAATAAGCACAGAAAGTAGGTGAACAGGAAGTGTGTCTTACTTCTTCTAGGGCCTCTCGTTCTTCCTCCAGCTGCTGGGTTTCCTCCTTTACCGCCATGAGGTAATCGGTAACAGACTGTCGGGGCTGCAGCCCCTTTTCGAAGCGGTTGTACATCCCACTCCAGAACCTGGAAGAGACAGCAGAGCTTTACGATGCCACCATCTCCCAGTCTGTAAATCACGCTCTCGAGTCTCCTTAAGGTATCTTTCTTTCATGCCAGAGGCCCAGAGTCCTAATAATAACAAATCAAGTTACATAAGGTAATGATTTCGTGCTGGTACTTTCTTTCGCTGGGGAAGGTAAATTCATCATGAGTCTGCTTGTACCTGTGGTCCTGAATAAGAAGGCCCAGATCTTTCTTAAATAGACAGAAGTAGCACACGTTATATTcttcttatttaagaaaatggCTCTTAGTTTTCGCATAAGCTTGGAAAATTAGTGCTTATACTCTCATTTAGAATCTCTCAGCTGCAAAGGGAACCTTCTAAATTTGAAGGTTTGGGCTTGTTTTTATCACAACCACCAAAAATTGATATTTCCGTTTGcatcaaatcttttttttgtttgttttaatcctaCACAACAAAGCATACTGGAATGCAGATGAGAAGAGACAGTATCATCACAAGGATGTCTGCAGATCCACATTTTACTTAGAAAAGcactttgagggcagggacttagTGCCATTCATGGTTTTCTCCATGAAACCTAGCactgcctagaacagtgcttgacCCCCAATGACATACTTGACTGGCTATTACTAACGAATTAGGAGCATTATGTGTCTCAGCAGCTCTCAAGGCTGCTATTTTACACAAACcgtggagactttttttttctttttagtgtggcagaattaacattttttcagaattctggcaaaataattaagataattCAGAACAAACACAAATTGAGGGAGGAAAAACACTGTAGAGGAAGAAAAGCCACTAAGTATGTTGGGGGTGAGCAGGGAGAAGGAATGTGGTTTCTCAGATGATTCcgtgtatttgtcttttttgctgACCTCTGAGACATCCTCCCGCATCATAAAACTTCCATATGGAGAAGAAGCCAAAggctaaaatgtaaaacatgcaGCTCGAATAGAGTATATACGATGCCACCCTCTCCCCATCCTAATATAGACAGTCTTAAAATAACTGACTTCCACAAGGAAATACTTCGAGTAGGAGGAAATTCAGCAGAGAAAGAAGGTAAGTCATGGTCACCACCTAAACTTGTGATTCCACATCTGACTTACAAGGCACTTGGTTtattccatccatccttcctttcctctgtcccttcttgcttcctttcttcttccctccctgctttttgcttttaagtaataCTGGAACTTATACTTTGCAAGCATCATTATTATAAAACACCAACTTCTAAAGACAGTTCCATAtttagagggaaagaagagggagaggagacactgGCAAGAATATTAGATCAGATACTTAACAAGCATCCTTCTTTGGTGTGTTTTATGTccaaaaaaaaagccttgaagCTCAGTGTTTCATATGCTTTGGCCTCCAAATATTAAACAGTGGCAGAATCTAAGTTCATAACCATACCTAGTAAGGTCCTAGAGGGTTACATACTTGTACAGGAAGTTGCACGGCGTTGTGGGGAGACGAAGGGTTCCCCTGGTCTGGCTGTGATCGTCTCTAAATAGAGGATTCATGTAGTCGGCCCGATTCTTCCACAGGTGAGCCCATAAAGAGTATGTTCTTTCTTGAATtctgttataaagaaaataagcctGAAAATTATCTGTCTTGGTTTATAGAAATCGTAGATGTGTACTTGTCAAAGCTGGAAAGGGACCACTAATTGTTACGTGCATATCCAGTGTCCCTGTCCTGTAGCAGGGAAATTGACAATCTGAGTGTGTGTCTTCATGAGTCAGCAGGAGAGCACCGTAACAGTCTCAACTTCTCTGCTACCTGTACTGGCCTGGACAAGATGTTTAATTCCTCTGAGtgtaaaataaaactgctatgtAATTGGGGGGAGGGGATTCTTCTGCAAATAGTCATTGACGTTGTATTATTTGCCAGGTACTATTTAAATGCTTCACCTGTTTTCTCTCATTCGGTCCTCACTGAACTCCTATGAGATCtgtccattgtacagatgaggaaactgaggttaagaGAGATTAGGCAGTTTCTCAAAGTCCCATAGCTAGTGAGTGGAATAGCCAGGATTCACACCCAAGCAGACACCATCAAATTGGCTGGTCCATCGCAGCAAACCACAAACTCGTCTACGAAAACAGGTGAGCTTGAAGGATGCCCTCTGCTACGTTGAAATCATTACCATTTAATCAGGAATCACACTTGAAGCTCCCGAGAGAAAAACCACCCAGTATTCACGAGAAAAAGTGAATGTCATATGGTCTGTTCAGACAGCATAAAACCAGTGGAGTCGATTTTACTTGatcatttccaaaattaaatcaGATTATTACTATGTACACTACAGTTAACATCATTTTAtcttatgaaaatttcaaaactctTCTGTCACTGCAGTTCATAAAGCACTCTGCTGTTAAGCTTTTgactttgtaatttattttaaaggctaCATTTCATTGACTTCCTTCTCGATAAAAGCAGTACAGTTTTAATCTTAATGATAAGAATGACTTGGGTTTCAAATCTGCTTCTTTCCCAGTTAGATTTGCACCTCTTCTTATGAGAGTATGTCCACTgcagatgtctgtttccttttaaGCTCAAAAATCACTTCCTCTGACTCCAGGAAGTTTCCTTTCAGTATTCGTGTCAGGTCTACGGCCCTGTCCGTGGCTGTCACTGGGGTGTGTAAGCTCGTACCTCACTTTGTCGGGTGCTGATACCAAACCAGGTATGAAGTGGTGTCAGAAGGAAAGTAATCTGAATCTGTCAGTACAGATATGTAGCTACAACAGTCTTCGGAATTTTAAAAGGCCGTCTGAAATTCTCAGTCACAAAATCCttagataaaaattaaacagcaaaGCACTCACTTGAGTTCTTGTCGCTCCTTCTGGCTGTTACACAGGAAGTTTCCAAACTGGCAGGAATAAATGTGATGTTGAATGTGAATCAGAAATCTCTCATTGAACTCAAAGGCACAGGGAAATTGTTCCATTAACTGCCAGACACATTCGATGAACTGATCGATAACTGGAGAGATTTCTTTTGGATCACCATCTAGATTGCCATATCTATAAAACGAAGTTGGGTTTGTGGAATGAGAAGGCTATAAATGcaaaaacaatcacaaaataaACCTCAGTTTCTAAATAAACCTTACAGACCTGgagcacagaaatggaaaaaaacaaattccacTTTCAGGAGAAACTTTGTATTGAAGGTCTTGGGTAGAGAAGGAACATAATGCAAGAGATCAAATTCAAGGGAACTTTCCACGGCAGAAGAGCATTCTTTCATTCAAGATTTAAAAGTACATCAGGACTTCTGAAGTAAATCTTGGACTTCATTTTAATCAGTGACTTGTGGGAGTGTGGGAAGAAATGTCTAAGCAACTTTACAGAGTTTTTCACTTTTGCACTGTTTTgttgggaaaggaagaggaagaaagacaactTGAAAAAACTGTGGCTTCCCAAGTATCTCAGGGTATTTCTAGAGCAATGTCAAAACCTATCACAAAGTTATCTCCGTGCGGCCAGATTCCCATCTGCCTTCAGATCTCCCATCTTGGTTTTCCAAGAATACATCACAATCTCCTCCCTCACATTTATATTGACCTTTAAATGAAGACTGCCTAGTCCTTTACACTATTATGTGAATCTTACAATTCAAAAGGATGATTTGGGTGCcatcaaatacaaaataatatagaaCCTCATCTTCTCAGCAATGGATAACCAACTTTAGGAATAGAAATGAGCAAAGATAATCAGTTTAGGAGTTTTTCCAAGAGTGAAAACATTAGAAATTATCTGGAAACTTCTCAAAAGTTTTAATTCCGCTCAACTTGGTAGCTTTATAAAGGgttgcctaggggcacctgggtggcttctgTTGAGTGTTCtgcttaggctcaagtcatgatctcacagttctcaagCTTGAGCCctccctggggctctgtgctgacagctcagagcctggagcctgcttcggattctgtgtctccctatctctctctgcccctctcctgcttgggttctccctctctcaagaataaataagcattaaaaaggcGTAGGGGTAAGGAGCGctaaatattctttcctgatAGTCTTCAGCCATCTCCACCTTCTTTCTGTCCATATCCTCTGTCTGAAAAATGCTAGCTGCCTAGAAGATAGAGccccaaaactgaaaataacaatgTGATCTTAAAAAGGTTACTTAATGGGTACCTGGCTGACTCTGTAGAGCATGTGATCTtaatcagggtcatgagttcaagccccatattgggcttggtgcctacttaaaaaaaatgtcaaatgtttGGGGGctttaatattctcttttgtaaaaCAGATTCATTGTGCTTTcctggaaaaataattacaaaaaaaaaaagagttccagaAAAGCACAGAATGAATGATTACTGTTAAATGCAAAAATGAGAACATTAAATATGGGCAGTTCCATGAAGTTAGAATTTACTTTAGGAAAACACATTGAAACAAAAGTGTATGTCAAATACCTAACTCACTATTACCATGTTGCCTAAAATTTAACTCTTAGCACCATAAGACTAGATTACACCAGCTACAACATTCACCGTTCAGAGATTAAACACCAGAACACGTCCGGCATCATCAACACTGACCAAAAGGACGCTGGTGGCTCTAGAAACAACAGCTTCTGTTTACTGAAAGGTTAGTTATATAGCGAGGCAAGGAGCTAGACGAGTtacatacactttttaaaaagccttgcTATAACCCTATGGAACAGGGAGTgaatccccattttgtagatgggaGACCCCACACTAAGGACCACGCCACACAGCTCATAAATGCCACAGCCTGGGTTTGGGGCTGGATCTGTCTCGCTCCAAAACTGGGCTATGTTCCCTCTCCTCAGACATCTGGGACATACTTCAGCTGTGACACAAATACCCAGGACAAGCCCAAGTTCGTTCCCAGTGTGAAAGGTCAAAGAGAGACTGTTCCACAGACATTTCCCATCTTCCAGCTCAGAAAGTGTGTGCACTTCGAAAATGGAATAGTTTAATAAATCAAACGTATGTGGTAGGAGGAAGGGAGAGCTCATCCTTTCTAGGCCAATGAATAAAGAagtatttctgtcttttctggaACAATTTAACATTAGTTTAGTTCTGCCCAACAAATAAATACTGAGAGTGCTCAGAACTTCATTTATCTGTGATACGATATATACAACAAAATTTTAGCTTTTTGAATAAAAtccacaaactttaaaaataaggctATTTTCCCCCTCACTCAATTGAAAACTCCAGAAATAGATCTTTCTATCCTAAAcatcaaaacagatttttaaggttttgattttttttttttacctgtgatTAAATTTATGACCAAAGGAAATCCAGTCCTTTTCAATTAATACCtacacaaaaaagaatataagtatCACGGAGAGAagcaaacaaggaaaaataagagaccCCAACCAACAATGCTGAAGGATTCAAAGGTTCTTGGAGTAGTGACTATCCTCAGGTAACCTGCAAATGAATAAGCACTCCTTATCCACCAATGTAGAGACGCATATGCACAGCAGAAGGGCAAAGGTGAAGGTCatccacaggaaaaataaatgggaatggACATTTGAAAAGGGGGTAACAGCACCAGTGGGTGCTTCCTACAAACCACTGTTCATATTACTTCACGTATAATCTCTTTTCATTGTGGGACAAGTAGAATCACCCATTTTTCAGAAGGGAGAACTGAAAGAAGTTAAATACTCCTAAGATCAGGCTAGTAGGAAGTGGTTGATGCTAACTCATAACCTCGCCCTTT is a window encoding:
- the MTMR7 gene encoding myotubularin-related protein 7, with the translated sequence MLIDLSEEYKRMGLPNNYWQLSDVNRDYRVCDSYPTELYVPKSATAHIIVGSSKFRSRRRFPALSYYYRDNHASICRSSQPLSGFSARCLEDEQMLQAIRKANPGSDFIYVVDTRPKLNAMANRAAGKGYENEDNYSNIKFQFIGIENIHVMRNSLQKMLEVCELKSPSMSDFLWGLENSGWLRHIKAIMDAGIFIAKAVSEEGVSVLVHCSDGWDRTAQVCSVASLLLDPHYRTLKGFMVLIEKDWISFGHKFNHRYGNLDGDPKEISPVIDQFIECVWQLMEQFPCAFEFNERFLIHIQHHIYSCQFGNFLCNSQKERQELKIQERTYSLWAHLWKNRADYMNPLFRDDHSQTRGTLRLPTTPCNFLYKFWSGMYNRFEKGLQPRQSVTDYLMAVKEETQQLEEEREALEERLEKIQKVQLNHTKVKAKQSEPSKHSGFSTSDNSTANTPQDYSGNMKSFPSRSPSQGDEDSALILTQDNLKSSDPDLSANSDQESGVEDLSCRSPSGGECAPSEDSGKDRDSDEAVFLTA